In Novipirellula caenicola, a single genomic region encodes these proteins:
- a CDS encoding aminotransferase class III-fold pyridoxal phosphate-dependent enzyme, producing the protein MSEPADPSKETPEESGDMSPTLRNDENEFAEETEVDQDDSMGDETELSAELDEEDDEDDEYDDEDDDDDEVEEDEDEDEDEDDEFEDEEFEQPAAEQDEIEEDDENEEDESEEQAAELEEPEPADPPLVAATAETPAVRVSTTNTDFDPAWATRRAHAEGMRCQDEAGEWWVDAMAGRASAVGLGCDAIGDAIRQTADAYLGDASATRQLADDEQGELAATFQQVLQSAGNQHAITADSCLLFSDADLAIEAMVTFARTRNPDTAYRTIALAGSDHGRTALCRSASGQPSLHQGFGPMVAGFDHVKPNDLKALESAIDESTAAVLLSPVNLSNAARPLDAAYLSKVRQLCDQRDLMLLIDESRLCFGASGSCFSYTSLCDIPVDGIVVAAGLFGGLPGGLLVASQRLTGHAIQQSVNYPMQRNVIMAMLRELSRLGLPHSVSESAQAFAVALAEAIAGFEFIRDIHVTGMTIGIETDLAAAELVSVAARNGLRIEAAGETSIRLQPPVHFSDEDRQTLLSRLVETMQAIEQSSTELSA; encoded by the coding sequence ATGAGCGAACCTGCAGATCCAAGCAAAGAAACGCCCGAGGAATCCGGCGACATGTCGCCCACGCTGCGAAACGACGAAAATGAGTTTGCCGAGGAAACGGAAGTCGACCAAGACGACTCGATGGGCGACGAGACCGAACTCAGTGCGGAACTCGACGAGGAAGACGATGAAGATGATGAGTACGACGACGAAGATGATGACGACGACGAAGTAGAAGAAGACGAAGACGAAGACGAGGACGAGGACGACGAATTCGAGGACGAGGAGTTCGAGCAGCCCGCTGCGGAGCAAGACGAGATCGAAGAAGATGACGAAAATGAAGAAGATGAGAGCGAAGAGCAAGCGGCAGAGTTAGAGGAACCTGAACCGGCGGATCCACCGCTGGTTGCGGCGACCGCTGAAACGCCAGCCGTCCGCGTCAGCACGACCAATACCGATTTTGATCCCGCATGGGCAACGCGGCGAGCCCATGCCGAAGGCATGCGTTGCCAAGACGAAGCGGGCGAGTGGTGGGTCGATGCGATGGCTGGCCGAGCCAGTGCGGTGGGTCTGGGGTGTGATGCCATTGGCGATGCCATCCGCCAGACGGCCGATGCCTACCTCGGGGACGCTTCGGCAACGCGGCAGCTCGCCGACGACGAACAGGGCGAACTTGCGGCTACGTTTCAGCAAGTGCTGCAGTCCGCAGGCAACCAACACGCAATCACTGCGGATTCGTGTTTGTTGTTTTCGGATGCGGACCTTGCGATCGAAGCGATGGTCACGTTCGCGCGAACCCGCAATCCGGATACCGCTTACCGAACGATCGCGCTTGCCGGCTCGGATCACGGACGGACGGCATTGTGTCGTTCGGCCAGCGGGCAACCTTCGCTTCACCAAGGTTTTGGCCCCATGGTGGCCGGGTTTGATCACGTCAAACCCAACGATTTAAAGGCCCTCGAATCGGCAATCGATGAATCGACGGCCGCGGTGCTGCTGTCCCCGGTGAACCTCAGCAACGCCGCTCGCCCTCTGGACGCCGCCTATCTAAGCAAGGTACGCCAGCTATGTGACCAACGCGATCTGATGTTGTTGATCGACGAATCGAGATTGTGTTTCGGAGCCAGCGGATCCTGTTTCTCCTACACTTCGCTCTGTGACATCCCGGTCGATGGCATCGTGGTCGCCGCGGGCTTGTTTGGCGGATTGCCCGGCGGATTGCTGGTGGCATCCCAGCGGCTTACCGGACACGCGATCCAGCAATCGGTGAACTATCCGATGCAGCGGAACGTGATCATGGCAATGCTCCGTGAACTTTCACGACTTGGGTTGCCTCATTCGGTTAGCGAGTCGGCTCAAGCCTTTGCGGTTGCGTTGGCCGAAGCGATCGCGGGATTTGAATTCATCCGGGACATCCATGTCACCGGAATGACCATCGGCATCGAAACCGACTTGGCCGCGGCGGAATTGGTCAGCGTTGCGGCTCGCAACGGACTTCGCATCGAAGCCGCCGGGGAAACTTCGATCCGGTTGCAACCGCCGGTCCACTTCAGCGACGAAGACCGCCAAACGTTATTGAGTCGGCTGGTCGAAACGATGCAGGCGATCGAGCAAAGTTCGACGGAATTGTCCGCCTAA
- a CDS encoding DNA integrity scanning protein DisA nucleotide-binding domain protein — MATQRLTKHNAAMIRAAIDLFRDRGADALLLLLDGSTDWKRISEMAQPLDKPFIVAVDSPEDLEGASEAGLKPLALNKEKAPLLERLQHALLEAAADELIRTNGEVVALYSGFQQGRLDSISHLQLDERMRQLTSRDLQMLESRVPLKTIKAVIDLAAQIGREGREGKPVGTLFVVGDTRKVLEHANDSGVDPFRGYNRKQRNLLDKKVQEDAKEVAQLDGAFIIASDGVIEKSRQMLEVTHEDLTMSKGLGARHWAAAAISRKTKAIAVVVSQSTGTVRLYQDGHLVMRIEPMDKAVKWQEFNFEPPSSSPPEN, encoded by the coding sequence ATGGCGACACAACGTCTGACCAAACATAATGCGGCGATGATTCGCGCAGCGATCGATCTTTTTCGTGATCGCGGTGCGGACGCATTGCTGCTGCTGCTCGATGGTTCGACCGACTGGAAACGAATCTCCGAGATGGCTCAGCCGCTCGACAAGCCGTTTATCGTCGCAGTCGATTCCCCCGAAGACCTCGAAGGGGCGTCCGAAGCGGGGCTGAAGCCGCTGGCGCTGAACAAAGAAAAAGCACCGCTGTTAGAACGTCTACAGCATGCACTTCTGGAAGCCGCCGCCGACGAATTGATTCGGACCAACGGCGAAGTCGTCGCGCTGTACAGCGGTTTCCAGCAAGGCCGGCTCGATTCGATCAGCCATCTGCAACTCGATGAACGAATGCGGCAATTGACCAGCCGCGATCTGCAGATGCTCGAGAGTCGGGTGCCGCTTAAAACGATCAAGGCGGTCATCGATTTGGCAGCTCAGATTGGTCGCGAAGGCCGCGAGGGCAAACCGGTCGGAACGCTGTTTGTCGTCGGCGATACTCGCAAGGTGCTTGAACATGCCAATGACAGCGGCGTTGATCCGTTTCGAGGCTACAACCGCAAGCAACGCAATCTGTTGGACAAAAAGGTCCAAGAAGATGCCAAAGAGGTCGCTCAGCTTGATGGTGCCTTTATCATCGCCAGCGACGGTGTGATCGAAAAGAGCCGGCAGATGCTCGAGGTCACGCACGAAGATCTGACGATGAGCAAAGGGTTGGGGGCCAGACACTGGGCTGCCGCCGCGATTTCGCGAAAGACCAAGGCGATCGCAGTCGTCGTCAGCCAATCGACCGGCACCGTGCGGTTGTACCAAGATGGCCACTTGGTGATGCGTATCGAACCGATGGACAAGGCGGTAAAGTGGCAAGAGTTTAATTTTGAACCTCCGTCTTCGTCACCGCCTGAAAACTAG
- a CDS encoding NAD-dependent epimerase/dehydratase family protein, which yields MSSTPSFDSNVRLAAPLKVGLVGAGYITQWHAAAIKQHPDAQLVAIADVNVSAAKQAAESFGIANHFASVDAMLDAGGLDVVHVLVPPDVHAAVASQCIAAGVNVFLEKPMATSSLECGEVIAMAERHGVRLGVNHNFLFSPVYEDLRRCVESGKVGRIDAIDIAWNKPLPQLSSGPYSIWMLRESANLLLELGPHIVSPVLDLASFPEQVTGIATHPIALPHGRTMMRNWAFSMTAGRIAVQTRLSLGSGMSEFSIHVRGSHGSATADIEDNTFTLHRATRYSIDFDRYHRLKRTSRDLHRQAKSGLRRYIGSKLGLAKHGNPYGESIANAIADFYQSLLSGTPVSDRLSGAWGQSAIALCEQLDRCVITPEPDKDGDHNLDLAAGSRSEPAKPDRSSNRNDRVTTNSGTTNSGTTDSGTTDSGTMNGAVQRSGKPCLVFGGSGFIGQALVRRLTEQGRSVRCCVRRPDDVPDSLRHPLVELVRGDMTNVDDVTKVLPGVEGVFHLARGVGKTWQDYLTLDIHPTQQLAKQCARGGVGRLVYTSSIDAYYAGAQAGTITESTPLDPRIEARNLYARSKAVIEDDLNQRHRDEGLDVVITRPGIVIGRGGSPFHWGIGMWTGESFCQIWGDGNHKLPLVLVDDVADGLIAAMDQPGIQGESFNFVADPVLTAREYLDELQRVSNICIDMKPTRIWHFYLNDLAKWMVKTAVRHPERRKPSYHDWESRTQKATFDCSRSKQILRWQPQSDRQSMIRRGIEDAIEVSMA from the coding sequence ATGAGCTCAACGCCCTCCTTTGATTCGAATGTTCGCCTCGCGGCTCCGTTAAAAGTGGGGCTCGTCGGTGCTGGCTATATCACTCAGTGGCATGCCGCCGCGATCAAGCAGCACCCGGATGCCCAGCTCGTTGCGATTGCCGACGTCAACGTATCCGCAGCAAAGCAAGCGGCCGAATCGTTTGGCATCGCGAATCATTTTGCTTCGGTCGATGCGATGCTTGACGCTGGTGGATTGGATGTGGTCCACGTGCTTGTGCCACCCGACGTCCACGCTGCGGTAGCGAGTCAGTGTATCGCCGCCGGGGTGAACGTTTTCCTCGAGAAACCGATGGCGACGTCATCGCTCGAGTGCGGCGAGGTGATCGCGATGGCTGAACGTCATGGCGTTCGACTCGGTGTCAATCATAACTTTCTCTTTTCACCGGTTTACGAAGATCTGCGGCGATGTGTCGAGAGCGGCAAAGTGGGACGAATCGATGCGATCGACATCGCGTGGAACAAACCGTTGCCTCAACTTAGTAGCGGCCCTTATTCGATCTGGATGCTGCGTGAATCCGCCAACCTGTTGCTGGAACTGGGGCCTCACATCGTCAGCCCCGTACTGGATTTAGCATCGTTTCCGGAGCAGGTCACGGGGATTGCGACGCATCCGATTGCGTTGCCGCATGGGCGAACCATGATGCGTAATTGGGCCTTTAGCATGACGGCGGGCCGAATCGCGGTACAGACGCGGCTTTCACTCGGCAGCGGAATGTCCGAGTTTTCGATTCACGTCCGTGGCAGCCATGGCAGCGCGACCGCCGACATCGAAGACAACACGTTCACGCTTCACCGGGCGACGCGGTATTCCATCGATTTCGATCGCTACCATCGTCTGAAACGGACAAGCCGTGATCTGCATCGGCAAGCGAAATCAGGACTGCGCCGCTACATCGGCAGCAAACTGGGGCTCGCTAAACACGGCAATCCCTATGGCGAGAGTATCGCCAACGCGATTGCCGATTTCTATCAATCGTTGTTGTCAGGCACCCCGGTGTCCGATCGCTTGTCGGGGGCCTGGGGACAATCCGCGATTGCATTGTGCGAACAACTTGATCGCTGCGTCATAACCCCAGAACCGGACAAGGACGGCGACCACAATTTGGACCTTGCGGCAGGATCGAGAAGCGAGCCGGCGAAGCCAGATCGGTCGTCGAATCGGAACGACCGCGTCACGACAAACAGTGGCACGACAAACAGTGGCACGACAGATAGTGGCACGACAGATAGTGGCACGATGAACGGAGCGGTACAGCGCAGCGGTAAACCATGTTTGGTATTTGGCGGAAGCGGCTTTATCGGCCAAGCACTGGTTAGGCGGTTAACCGAACAAGGCCGATCGGTTCGCTGTTGTGTTCGCCGCCCCGATGACGTCCCCGATTCGCTACGTCATCCGTTGGTCGAACTGGTTCGCGGCGACATGACGAACGTGGATGATGTGACGAAGGTGCTGCCGGGCGTGGAGGGCGTCTTCCATTTGGCTCGCGGGGTGGGCAAAACTTGGCAGGATTACTTGACGCTAGACATCCATCCGACCCAGCAGCTCGCCAAACAATGTGCACGTGGTGGCGTCGGCCGTTTGGTCTACACCAGTTCGATCGATGCCTATTACGCCGGCGCTCAAGCAGGCACGATCACCGAATCGACGCCGCTGGATCCGCGAATCGAAGCACGCAACTTGTACGCGAGATCCAAGGCCGTCATCGAAGACGATCTCAACCAACGGCATCGCGATGAGGGTCTTGATGTCGTGATCACGCGACCGGGGATCGTGATTGGCAGAGGAGGATCCCCGTTTCACTGGGGCATCGGGATGTGGACCGGAGAAAGCTTTTGCCAAATCTGGGGCGATGGCAACCACAAACTACCGCTTGTCCTCGTCGACGATGTGGCCGACGGATTGATCGCTGCGATGGATCAACCGGGGATCCAAGGCGAGTCCTTTAACTTCGTCGCCGATCCGGTGTTGACGGCTAGAGAATACCTCGACGAATTGCAGCGGGTTTCCAACATCTGCATCGACATGAAACCGACGCGGATCTGGCACTTTTATCTGAACGATTTGGCCAAATGGATGGTCAAAACAGCAGTCCGTCATCCCGAACGCCGTAAACCGAGTTACCACGATTGGGAATCAAGAACGCAAAAGGCCACGTTCGATTGCAGCCGCAGCAAACAGATCCTTCGCTGGCAACCGCAAAGTGATCGTCAAAGCATGATCCGCCGTGGAATCGAAGACGCCATCGAAGTATCGATGGCGTGA
- the argF gene encoding ornithine carbamoyltransferase: protein MQHLLSLFDIEVDELRSILATSLTLKQRLAAGDRPSILERRVIALLFQKPSLRTRVSFETGMAQLGGSSLFLGDDVGWGKRESPSDFTQVLGQFVDAVVCRAKKHEHVELLASFNAMPVINGLTDLCHPCQAMADILTVRESLGGYQDKHIVFVGDGNNVAQSVALCTAMLGMKFTLSCPSGYEMDSDWLARIAARYPKARIETVADPHQAVANADAIYTDVWTSMGQEAEMDARRAAFASYQVNEKLMAAAPSHARVLHCLPAVRGQEITDAVIDSDQSDVIRQAGNRMHAQKGLLVWLLNRKWIDDNIRADQAI, encoded by the coding sequence GTGCAACACCTACTAAGTCTATTCGATATCGAAGTTGACGAATTACGAAGCATTCTTGCGACATCACTTACGCTAAAACAGCGGTTGGCGGCGGGTGATCGACCTTCGATTTTAGAGCGTCGTGTGATTGCCCTTTTATTTCAAAAACCGAGTTTGCGAACGCGGGTAAGTTTTGAAACGGGGATGGCTCAACTTGGTGGCAGCAGTCTGTTTCTCGGTGACGACGTTGGCTGGGGAAAACGTGAATCCCCATCCGATTTCACTCAAGTGCTCGGTCAATTTGTCGACGCGGTGGTGTGTCGGGCGAAGAAGCACGAGCATGTCGAATTGCTGGCCAGTTTCAATGCGATGCCGGTCATCAACGGTTTGACCGACCTGTGCCATCCCTGCCAAGCGATGGCCGACATCTTGACTGTACGCGAATCGTTGGGTGGTTACCAAGACAAACACATCGTGTTCGTGGGAGACGGCAACAATGTGGCGCAGTCGGTTGCCCTTTGCACCGCAATGTTGGGCATGAAATTCACGTTGTCCTGCCCATCGGGTTACGAAATGGATAGCGATTGGCTTGCTCGCATCGCGGCGCGATATCCCAAAGCGAGGATCGAAACGGTCGCCGATCCACATCAAGCGGTGGCCAATGCAGACGCGATTTACACCGACGTTTGGACTAGCATGGGGCAAGAAGCTGAGATGGACGCCCGGCGTGCCGCATTTGCCAGTTACCAAGTCAATGAAAAATTGATGGCAGCCGCCCCCTCACACGCTCGAGTGCTACACTGCTTGCCAGCCGTGCGAGGGCAGGAAATCACCGACGCGGTCATCGACAGCGACCAAAGCGATGTGATTCGCCAGGCGGGCAATCGCATGCATGCCCAAAAAGGGCTGCTGGTGTGGCTGCTCAATCGCAAGTGGATCGACGACAATATCCGAGCAGACCAGGCCATCTAG
- a CDS encoding DUF2293 domain-containing protein, which translates to MSSQTFVPGPSENTVRDSEGKVHTPPANWSLLPPGDAAMTRRVKAAGEHWIVQEKKGRRTFSKGIWAPKATIEKIAADLKVERSTESYAKRKVADKQRRDRNQSAYVDEFYQTVVSYLDFHPKHAAISARMARAITDHATPVGSGTVARTRRISVQQRAEAAVIAWMRHQTTAYDSMVIPRVKGKRREVRRMLAARSKELLRQYRHDQVATENCPLLKALSTSSDSK; encoded by the coding sequence ATGAGCAGCCAGACGTTCGTCCCGGGACCGAGTGAAAACACCGTTCGTGATTCCGAGGGTAAAGTCCATACCCCACCTGCAAATTGGTCGCTTTTGCCCCCTGGGGACGCTGCGATGACTCGCCGCGTGAAAGCGGCCGGCGAGCACTGGATCGTCCAAGAAAAAAAAGGCCGCCGCACCTTTTCCAAAGGAATTTGGGCTCCCAAGGCCACCATCGAGAAAATTGCGGCCGATTTGAAGGTCGAACGTTCGACGGAAAGTTATGCCAAACGCAAAGTCGCTGATAAACAGCGACGCGATCGCAACCAATCAGCCTACGTCGACGAGTTCTACCAAACCGTGGTCTCGTATTTGGATTTCCATCCCAAGCATGCCGCGATCTCGGCGCGGATGGCCCGCGCGATCACCGACCATGCCACGCCCGTCGGCAGTGGAACGGTGGCACGTACCCGACGGATCTCGGTCCAACAACGCGCCGAGGCTGCGGTGATCGCATGGATGCGTCATCAAACGACCGCCTACGATTCAATGGTCATCCCGCGAGTCAAAGGAAAACGCCGCGAAGTACGTCGGATGCTAGCTGCTCGTTCCAAAGAACTGCTGCGTCAATACCGACACGATCAAGTCGCGACGGAGAATTGCCCGTTGTTGAAAGCATTATCGACGTCGAGTGATTCCAAATAG
- the rph gene encoding ribonuclease PH, translated as MTSPARPADQLRDIQIELGYIPSNPASVLYRCEGTIVLCTASLEATVPPWLAGRGKGWVTAEYSMLPGSTQPRKPRDRGGKVDGRTTEIQRLIGRSLRAVVDLVALGERSITVDCDVIQADGGTRTASITGGFIALAKAIEIAVPGSRIGDGPIRDSIAAISTGIVNDVAHLDLDYQLDVAADVDMNVVMTGSGKFVEIQGTGEEATFDDDQLAELLRLAKKGIRELTQKQLEALA; from the coding sequence ATGACCTCCCCCGCTCGTCCCGCCGATCAACTTCGCGACATTCAGATCGAACTCGGCTACATCCCCTCGAATCCCGCCAGCGTCTTGTATCGCTGCGAAGGCACGATTGTGTTGTGCACCGCGTCGCTCGAAGCCACGGTGCCACCGTGGTTGGCCGGTCGCGGCAAGGGCTGGGTGACCGCCGAATACAGCATGCTGCCCGGCAGCACGCAGCCGCGGAAACCACGCGATCGCGGCGGAAAAGTGGATGGGCGGACGACCGAAATCCAGCGGTTGATCGGCCGCAGTCTGCGCGCCGTGGTCGACCTTGTCGCGTTAGGCGAACGTTCGATCACAGTCGATTGTGATGTGATCCAAGCCGACGGAGGAACACGAACGGCATCGATCACCGGCGGCTTCATTGCGTTGGCCAAAGCAATCGAAATCGCGGTTCCGGGCAGCCGGATTGGTGATGGCCCGATCCGCGACAGCATTGCGGCGATCAGCACCGGCATCGTCAACGATGTCGCCCACTTGGACCTTGACTACCAATTGGATGTTGCCGCCGATGTCGACATGAACGTCGTCATGACTGGGTCGGGCAAGTTTGTCGAGATCCAAGGGACCGGCGAAGAAGCGACCTTTGACGACGATCAACTCGCAGAATTGTTGCGTTTGGCCAAAAAAGGAATCCGCGAGCTGACTCAAAAACAACTCGAAGCACTCGCGTAA
- a CDS encoding bifunctional glycosyltransferase family 2/GtrA family protein: MQNEGSSSELARRDKRHVLTILVPSYNEEATLEKCIDRVRAIESDTLGLEIIIIDDCSENRSREIAEQLAARFDNVRALFHAVNQGKGAAIHTGIKAATGDFVAIQDADLEYNPQDLLRLVVPLIEDEAEVVIGSRFFSHGTHRVLYFWHTMGNRFLTFLSNMFTDLNLTDMETCYKVFRRDLIQQLELKEKRFGFEPEVIAAVAQRRVRIVEMGVSYMGRTYAEGKKIGVRDGLRALYCIVRYNAYHLPAPLQFLLYLIVGSLCAIANLVIFLGLLSADVSAGVAAPVAFVLAAAINYWMCIHSIFRHQSRWGRWGEITLYTISVLAIGVVDRQTTLLLIHQTGPAAAKLLATLVGLALNFAARRLIVFPEKSLGPWQPQTTSMSSEETLPN; this comes from the coding sequence ATGCAGAACGAAGGCTCGTCAAGCGAGTTGGCACGACGGGACAAACGGCATGTACTGACCATCCTGGTCCCCAGCTACAACGAAGAAGCAACGCTCGAAAAATGTATCGACCGTGTTCGCGCGATCGAGAGTGACACGCTGGGACTCGAGATCATCATCATCGATGACTGCTCCGAGAACCGCAGTCGCGAGATTGCCGAACAGCTGGCTGCCCGTTTCGATAATGTTCGAGCTTTGTTCCATGCGGTCAACCAAGGCAAAGGGGCGGCGATCCATACCGGTATCAAAGCGGCCACCGGCGACTTTGTCGCCATCCAAGATGCCGACCTCGAATACAATCCTCAAGACCTGCTTCGCTTGGTCGTCCCGCTAATCGAAGACGAAGCCGAAGTGGTGATCGGTTCGCGATTTTTCTCGCACGGCACCCATCGCGTGCTCTATTTTTGGCACACGATGGGCAATCGTTTTTTGACGTTCTTGTCGAACATGTTTACCGACTTGAACCTGACCGACATGGAAACGTGTTACAAGGTCTTTCGCCGGGACCTGATCCAGCAGCTGGAACTAAAAGAAAAGCGATTTGGATTTGAACCCGAAGTGATCGCGGCGGTGGCCCAGCGACGCGTGCGAATCGTCGAGATGGGCGTCTCGTACATGGGACGAACCTATGCCGAAGGCAAAAAGATCGGAGTGCGTGATGGGCTTCGCGCCCTGTACTGCATCGTGCGGTACAACGCCTACCATTTGCCGGCGCCTCTGCAGTTCCTGTTGTATTTGATTGTGGGCAGTTTGTGTGCGATCGCAAACCTCGTGATTTTTTTGGGACTCCTTAGCGCCGATGTGTCGGCGGGCGTTGCCGCTCCGGTGGCATTTGTATTGGCCGCGGCGATCAATTACTGGATGTGCATCCACTCGATCTTTCGACATCAATCGCGTTGGGGACGTTGGGGCGAAATCACGCTGTACACGATTTCGGTGCTGGCGATCGGCGTTGTCGATCGTCAAACCACCCTGTTGCTGATTCATCAAACGGGCCCCGCGGCAGCAAAACTTCTTGCCACGCTGGTGGGCTTGGCTCTAAACTTTGCCGCGCGGCGGTTGATCGTCTTTCCCGAAAAATCACTCGGCCCGTGGCAACCGCAAACGACGTCGATGTCGTCCGAAGAAACCTTGCCAAACTAG
- the argB gene encoding acetylglutamate kinase yields the protein MEEAISKANTLIEAMGWIRQFRGKTTVIKLGGSILDDPQELMHILLDVIFMESVGMKPVLVHGGGKAINRELAESGIAPNFVRGRRVTDLPTLAAVEKVLAGELNVFLTQEIERLGGRAMNLSFQTTNVLFGQKLVDRPDEDLGFVGEVTRVDRNVIEGLSYTDQVPVIPSMCEGDDGQHYNVNADTAAMAVAQALGADKLVFLSDVNGVRRDKDDPDTIIHSLSSAEARELISSGVINSGMIPKVEACLETLGRGVKKVHIIDGRLRHSLLLEIFTTKGVGTEIHP from the coding sequence TTGGAAGAAGCGATCTCCAAAGCGAACACCCTGATCGAAGCGATGGGATGGATTCGTCAATTCCGTGGCAAAACCACGGTCATCAAGCTTGGCGGCAGCATTCTGGACGATCCTCAAGAATTGATGCACATCCTGTTGGACGTGATTTTCATGGAATCGGTCGGGATGAAACCGGTGTTGGTGCACGGCGGGGGCAAGGCGATCAATCGCGAATTGGCCGAATCCGGCATCGCCCCCAACTTCGTTCGCGGCCGACGGGTCACCGATTTGCCCACATTGGCGGCGGTCGAAAAGGTGTTGGCCGGAGAGCTAAACGTCTTCCTGACTCAAGAAATCGAGCGACTCGGCGGACGAGCGATGAATTTGTCGTTCCAGACCACCAACGTGCTGTTTGGACAAAAATTGGTGGATCGGCCCGATGAAGACTTGGGATTTGTCGGCGAAGTCACCCGTGTCGATCGCAATGTGATCGAAGGTTTGTCGTACACGGACCAAGTCCCGGTGATTCCATCGATGTGCGAAGGGGACGACGGGCAGCACTACAATGTCAACGCGGATACCGCAGCGATGGCCGTCGCCCAGGCGCTCGGAGCCGACAAACTTGTCTTCCTGTCCGACGTCAACGGCGTCCGCCGTGACAAAGATGATCCGGATACCATTATCCATTCGCTGTCGTCCGCCGAGGCTCGAGAATTGATCAGCAGCGGTGTCATCAATTCGGGAATGATTCCGAAAGTCGAAGCCTGCTTGGAAACGCTCGGACGTGGCGTCAAGAAAGTGCACATCATTGATGGTAGACTGCGTCATTCGTTGCTGCTCGAAATCTTCACGACAAAAGGCGTAGGAACCGAAATACATCCATAA
- a CDS encoding thymidine kinase: protein MAKLYFYYSAMNAGKSTVLLQTSYNYRERGMNTLILSPELDTRFGAGKVTSRIGLSSESMTFNQADNLFSIVNGQHHTTPLHAVFVDEAQFLTRLQVRQLSDVCDSLDIPVMAYGLRTDFQGHLFEGSEHLLAWSDTLSEIKTICHCGRKATMVLRIDAKGQPVKDGSQIQIGGNERYVSVCRQHFKEGMSTRRDDELPLL, encoded by the coding sequence ATGGCCAAATTGTACTTCTACTATTCCGCAATGAATGCAGGAAAGTCGACCGTGCTGCTGCAAACAAGTTACAACTATCGCGAGCGTGGGATGAACACCCTGATCCTGTCGCCCGAACTGGATACGCGTTTCGGTGCAGGCAAGGTGACCTCGCGAATCGGGTTGTCATCCGAGTCGATGACGTTCAACCAAGCGGACAACTTGTTTTCCATCGTCAATGGACAACATCACACCACGCCGCTGCATGCGGTCTTTGTCGACGAGGCTCAATTCTTGACTCGATTGCAAGTGCGTCAATTGAGCGATGTGTGTGATTCGCTTGACATTCCCGTGATGGCGTATGGGCTGCGAACCGATTTCCAGGGTCATTTGTTCGAAGGCAGCGAGCACCTGTTGGCATGGTCCGACACGCTCTCGGAAATCAAAACGATTTGCCACTGTGGACGCAAAGCCACGATGGTGCTGCGAATCGATGCCAAAGGGCAACCGGTCAAAGACGGCAGCCAGATTCAAATCGGGGGCAACGAGCGGTACGTTTCCGTGTGCCGCCAACACTTCAAAGAAGGCATGTCGACTCGCCGCGACGACGAACTGCCGCTGCTGTAG
- the proC gene encoding pyrroline-5-carboxylate reductase, which yields MQKQRLAVVGGGQMGRALVCGMLDKQVIHDADVVIVDHNVASRQWWGENRPNVSVCPDLTEAVRTADTVLLAVKPKVIGKVAQQSEAFWEGKLVISVAAGVMLKSLCGWIGHQRVVRVMPNTPCLVGQGVSAFCGADDVTDQDNQWITTLFSSVGLAIPVLESQMDGVTGLSGSGPAYVCLIIEALADGGVLAGLPRPLAMKLATQTVLGTAQMIADTQRHPGELKDAVTSPAGTTIAAVQVLEQNGIRGALIDAVAASARRSRELAAD from the coding sequence ATGCAAAAACAACGTTTAGCTGTCGTCGGTGGCGGCCAAATGGGACGAGCGCTCGTGTGTGGAATGCTCGACAAGCAAGTGATCCACGATGCCGATGTGGTGATTGTCGACCACAATGTGGCCAGCCGCCAATGGTGGGGCGAAAACCGGCCCAATGTCTCGGTTTGTCCCGATCTGACCGAGGCGGTCCGCACTGCGGACACGGTGCTGTTGGCCGTCAAACCCAAGGTGATCGGCAAGGTTGCCCAGCAATCCGAAGCGTTTTGGGAGGGAAAACTGGTGATTTCCGTCGCGGCCGGCGTGATGCTCAAATCGCTATGTGGTTGGATCGGGCACCAACGAGTCGTTCGCGTGATGCCAAACACTCCCTGCCTGGTTGGCCAGGGCGTCAGCGCGTTTTGCGGCGCCGACGACGTTACCGATCAGGACAACCAATGGATCACCACGCTGTTTTCGAGCGTGGGATTGGCGATTCCGGTGCTTGAATCGCAAATGGACGGGGTCACTGGATTGAGTGGTTCAGGCCCGGCCTATGTCTGTTTGATCATCGAAGCCTTGGCCGATGGCGGGGTGCTGGCGGGGTTGCCACGCCCGTTGGCGATGAAATTGGCGACCCAAACGGTATTGGGAACCGCGCAGATGATTGCCGATACCCAGCGTCATCCGGGCGAACTGAAGGATGCGGTCACCAGTCCTGCGGGGACAACGATTGCCGCGGTCCAAGTCCTGGAGCAAAATGGAATAAGAGGGGCACTGATCGATGCAGTGGCAGCGTCAGCACGACGAAGTCGCGAACTCGCTGCGGATTAA